From the genome of Homalodisca vitripennis isolate AUS2020 chromosome 8, UT_GWSS_2.1, whole genome shotgun sequence, one region includes:
- the LOC124367441 gene encoding uncharacterized protein LOC124367441, whose product MEGSPGEEWTLKRSYDVNTSPKQFWAAIDIYVERSHIVNRRLIGCQILGKFPIANEQQSETVKNLLLNHKNKDFKELIEREESAFKGNSHTFGIAIVKKVLSKLNSSHHSIEIVLKDYTRNFVSFFNKQADTGVVPHFPYAFSYGEGRLCLWVGRGFQDSDPSYQWILTKLVPKLIKWMEDEANRSDNQVTTSLRLVSVSDYGVLYNKLKATYGKQLVEVNKVVLSLTSCIIYSKIK is encoded by the exons ATGGAAGGAAGTCCAGGGGAAGAGTGGACATTGAAGAGATCATATGATGTCAATACTTCTCCAAAACAGTTTTGGGCTGCCATAGATATTTATGTTGAACGATCTCATATTGTCAACAGAAGGCTTATTGGATGTCAGATACTTGGAAAATTCCCTATAGCAAATGAGCAGCAGTCGGAGACCgttaaaaatttgcttttaaaccataaaaataaagattttaaagagCTTATAGAAAGGGAGGAAAGTGCTTTCAAAGGAAATTCACATACATTTGGAATTGCTATTGTTAAAAAAGTACTgtcaaaactaaacagttctcatcACAGTATAGAAATTGTCTTGAAAG ATTATACCAGGAACTTTGTGAGTTTCTTCAACAAGCAGGCAGACACTGGTGTTGTCCCACATTTTCCGTATGCCTTTTCCTATGGGGAGGGCAGGCTCTGCCTGTGGGTAGGAAGAGGTTTCCAGGATTCAGATCCTAGCTACCAGTGGATCTTGACCAAGCTCGTGCCCAAATTGATAAAGTGGATGGAGGATGAAGCGAACCGATCAGATAACCAGGTCACTACATCTCTTCGCTTGGTTTCTGTTTCCGACTACGGTGTTCTTTACAATAAGCTGAAGGCAACTTATGGTAAACAGCTTGTTGAGGTAAATAAAGTTGTATTGTCACTGACAAGTTGTATAatctatagtaaaataaaatga